The Swingsia samuiensis genome contains the following window.
CCACGAGCCAATGTAAACTCATGAATGATTTTATTAAGCTCTTCTGTCGTTACCCCTGGACGGACATGATCTGTAATCATGTCTAACGTTTCAGCCGCTAATTGGCCCGCTGCCATTAAATGCTTAAAATCGTCCTTCGTATACAAAACGATCCCTTGATCCGTATCACTCATGTGTCCAGCGTGCTCCTAATCCTTTATTCGATATGATTAGAATGCGTCTGCAGCGCCAAGATCGCAAGGGATCAAATAAAGAGTTTTATCCTTTGGTACGATGCTTTGCTTTGCGATGCCCCGGAGCCAGCATACGTACCCGGCGTATAACACGCCCATAACGGCGCCCACCTACTGATGCATCTGCCACTTCCATCGGGGATCCAGCTGCCATCATCACACCTTGGTGCATGAAGCGGCCACGACGCCGGCTTGCACGCGCCATCAATGGAGCGGAATGCGTCACGACAGGATGTAAAAGAGGTTCAGCCGCCACACCTTCTGCTGCGAACCCTTGATCCAAAATTGCCGCCATTTCCATAGAGCGACGAGAGTTGCTCGACGAACCCATGACAACACCAATTAACCTTACATTTCCGCGCGCAGCAGAAGTCACAAGATTATGGCCAGCCAAATCTGTATAGCCCGTTTTTAGGCCATCTGCTCCTGCATAAATTTTAAGCATTGGATCGTGATTGGGAATCAGACGACGATGGAAATAAAATGACGGGACATCAAAATAGTGATAATATTGCGGGAAATCTGCAATCAAATGCTGGGCTAATGTTCCCAAATCACGTGCTGTTGTCACCTGGTCTGGATCTGGCAAACCTGAAGCGTTTCTAAACGTGGTATTAGACATTCCCAAAGAACGCGCCTGTTGTGTCATGAGCTGGGCGAATTGAACTTCATCACCTCCACCCAAGAATTCACCCAAAGCACAAGCCGCATCATTCGCAGATTTAGTTACAAGCGCCAATATCGCCTGCTCAACCGTGAAGCGAGTCCCGGGTACCAACCCCAATTTTGACGGAGCTTGCATAGAAGCGTGAATCGAAACAGGGATTTCCTGATCTAATGTAATCTGGTGCGCTTCCAATGCACGAAAGGCCAAATACAATGTCATTAATTTGGTTAGGGACGCAGGGTACCGCTGCAAATCTGCATCAGACTGAGATAAAACAGCCCCGGTATGAGCATCCATCACAAAACTAGAAACGTGACCAGCATACTGGGCGCGCGCAGAGCCAATACCGGCCACTGTCATCGTGCATAAAAGCAAGGCTTTACAGAAAGAATAACGCATCAATTGAGCAGCCTCTAAACAGTATGGTCTAACCAAAAAAGCTATAGATAAAAAGAATCTATAACCATATATCACTTTATTACGGCGCTTTAAATTGCACCTACTCACATCGTTTCCTAGAATTTGCTTAATTTTTCGTAAGCATTACACTTATTTGGTATGGCACCATGTCAATAAAATGGCAGAATCTGATGAAAACTTTCTTTTTCCCTCTTCTCAACTCTCTTTACGCATCCCATATCGTATAAGTCATGTCTTCCACCTCCCTTTTTTCAACCCCTCATAACCAGCTTAACTTGGATTCTAACCATAGAAGTCCCTTCATCATGGGGCCCGATATGAGCGAACCCAAAAAACCATACCCACCCGAAGATGAAGATCTGGAGATCAGCGTCGTCGTACGGCCTCGTCCAAAGACTCGTAAACCGTCTATGTACAAGGTTTTAATGTTAAATGATGACTACACTCCGATGGAATTTGTGGTGCATGTTCTGGAACGCTTCTTTTCAAAAAACCGTGAAGAAGCAACAACGATCATGCTACATGTCCATCAGAGAGGCGTAGGAGTGTGTGGTGTTTTCACGTATGAAGTAGCAGAAAGCAAGGTTGCTCAAGCTATGGATCTGGCTCGTCAGAACCAACACCCTTTACAATGTACGATCGAAAAAGCCTGATTTCCTGCCTCTGAAAAATGCAGATCAATATTATTTATTTTTAACACTGCATTTCTCACTAGCGTTACGTTCTTCATCAGGACAAGATACCTCTTCATTATAAGAGGTCGAGAGGAGCGCTATTACTATGCTGTCCCGTACGCTCGAACAAACGCTTCACCGCGCACTTACTTTTGCGGCGGATCGACACCATGAATATGCCACACTAGAGCACCTGTTGCTTGCTCTGACGGAAGATGCAGATACACTGACTGTTTTCCGCGCCTGTGGCATTGATCTAGATAAATTACAATCTGACCTAACAGAATTTCTTGATAAAGATCTGGCTGGCTTAGCTTCAGACCGTCCGACTGAACCCAAACCCACAGCGGCTTTTCAACGCGTGATCCAACGCGCTGCCATTCATGTCCAAAGTACTGGGCGTGATGAAGTAACGGGCGCTAATGTTCTTGTCGCACTGTTTGCAGAACGTGAAAGCCACGCCGTCTATTTCTTGCAGTTGCAAGATATGACGCGCCTTGATGCCGTCAATTTCATCTCTCACGGCATTGCAAAAGCCCCAGATCGGGGAGCGGCACGCAAAGCGAGCACAGCCTCATCTTCAGAAACACCTGATCATGAGGAGCCTTCCAAAGAGCCTCCCAAAGACGGCGCTCTTGCCAGCTATTGCGTCAATCTGAATGAACGTGCCCGTGAAGGACGCATAGACCCTCTGATTGGACGTCAGCATGAGATCGAACGTACCATTCAGATTCTATGCCGCCGCACCAAAAATAACCCCCTCTATGTAGGGGATCCAGGTGTCGGCAAAACAGCAATAGCTGAAGGATTGGCAAAGCGTATTATCGATAAAGATGTTCCTGAAGTCTTGCAGGAATCAACCATCTTTTCGTTAGATATGGGATCGCTTCTTGCAGGGACCCGCTATCGGGGGGACTTTGAAGAACGCCTCAAAGCCGTTGTCGCTGAGCTCGAACAAACACCCGGATCGATTCTTTTCGTTGATGAGATTCACACAATCATTGGTGCAGGCTCAACTTCAGGAGGGTCGATGGATGCATCTAACCTTCTAAAACCCGCTCTAGCAGCTGGGACCCTCCACTGCATTGGCTCAACAACTTACAAAGAGTTTCGTCAGCACTTTGAAAAAGACCGGGCGCTTGTTCGTCGTTTCCAAAAAATTGACGTACCAGAACCTTCCGTTGAAGATGCCATCAAAATTCTACGTGGGTTAAAAGGAAGTTACGAAAAACATCATAAAGTTCGGTATACAGACGAAGCCATCCGTGGCGCCGTCGAATTAGCCGCCAAATATGTGCATGATCGTAAACTTCCCGATAAAGCCATCGACGTTATTGATGAGGTTGGTGCAGCCCGTATGCTCCTCCCAGAAAGCAAACGCCGTAAAACAGTGACGTTAAAAGATGTGGAAGATGCAATTTCCAAGATTGCGCGTATCCCTCCCAAAAGCGTTTCTGCAGATGACCGTGAAACATTGCGCCATCTTGAAAGAGATTTACGCAATATGGTCTTTGGTCAGGATAAGGCGATTGAAGCACTTGCGGCAGCCATTAAACTTTCTCGTGCAGGCCTAAGAGAAGCTGAAAAGCCAATTGGCAATTATCTGTTTTCCGGCCCAACTGGCGTTGGAAAAACAGAGGTGGCCCGCCAATTAGCTTCTTCTTTAGGGATTGAGCTTATCCGCTTTGATATGTCCGAATATATGGAGCGCCACTCCATATCTCGTTTAATTGGTGCTCCACCAGGGTATGTCGGGTTCGATCAGGGTGGTCTTTTAACTGATGCCATTGACCAGCATCCACATGCGGTTTTGCTGTTAGATGAAATCGAAAAAGCTCATCCAGACCTTTATAACGTTTTACTCCAAGTCATGGATCATGGGCGTTTAACGGATCATAATGGAAAAGTTGTCGATTTCCGCAATGTTATCCTCATTATGACAACCAATGCAGGCGCTGCTGACCTTTCAAAAGAGGCCATTGGCTTTGCACGTTCCGACCGAGAGGGAGAAGATGAGGATGCAATTAAACGCGCCTTTACTCCTGAATTCCGAAACCGCCTTGATGCGATCATACCATTTGCTAACCTGACGCCAGACATCGTTGGTCGTGTTGTTGAAAAATTCATTCTTCAACTCGAAGCACAACTTGCTGACCGTCATGTTATCATTGAGATCTCATCAGCTGCGAAGGAATGGCTGGCTGAAAAAGGATATGATCGTCTTTATGGCGCACGTCCACTAGGCCGTGTGATCCAAGAACACATCAAAAAGCCTCTGGCTGAAGAACTGCTCTTTGGTCGCTTAGCCAAAGGTGGCGCTGTTAAAATCGGCTTAAAAAACAAGGCGCTGGATTTCAAAATCATTGAAGGAACCAGCCCCTCTGATAATAACAGCACCAAGAAAAAGAATGTTGCGACAAGCTAGCATTCTATAACTTTGCAACAAAAAGGGTCCGCCAACATTTTGCGGACCCTTTTTTATTTTTACTCGTAATGTGTTCCATTCACGACAACATAACCCGGCCATTGCCATTTGCGGCTGCTGCCATGATGCGTCCAATCAATGCCTTGGCTACGCAAGTTGTCGTAATAATAGCGCCCTTCAATCTCAGCATTATCGCCTTTATTAACCCAAGGCCACCGAGGAGCATTCATTTCATCTAGGTCAGAAACAATTCGAATCGATACCCCTTGGCCAACATCAACATAAAAATAGCCATGCCAACCACTCCGTGTTCTCTTTGCACGAGGCGCAACGGCTATCACTTTTCCACAAATATGCTCTGGTAGGTCAATTTTAGTTGGACCATTTTGCTCAAAACTTTGTTGATCAGACAGAAATTTTGAATTGTCACAACTTGCAGGCATTGATGCGCTCGATTGAGCCATAGCACCGGATAAGGGTGCACTTAACAATGCAAATGCAAAAAAAGAACGAGTTAAAAATCGCATAAAAGCCCTCCTCATATTTTGAGATCTACTTTTATGCGATGAAATATCAATTATCTCAATTCTTAACTCTTTTTAGGCAAAGGCAGCTCACCGGTGAGAAACTGAGCGCGCCCCAAACCAAAAGACCAATGTGCATCACCATTCTCGACAACAGATATCATAACGTCTGATGGCGAAATTCCACATTTCTGCTCAAGCCGCTCTACCAATAGGCGATAAAAAAGCTGATTGGCTTCCTCCCCTCTCGGGCGACTAAACACCTGAAGCAGAACAACATTTTTTGTCCGAGGAATCCCTAATCCTGTGTCCTCAACAATCATGTGGGACGGTTTATGCTCCGAAACAATCTGATACCGATCCCCCGGAGGAACCTGAAAAGCCTCCAGCATTGCTTCATGCGCAGCGTCTAATAGAGTTTTAATCTCTTGCTCAGAACGCCCTTCATATACATGAAAATGTAATAATGGCATTTTTTAATCCTTTCTGCGGTCAACCAAGTTTCTGCAAAATATGACGAATCTTCATCATCATTTCCTGTATCTGCGCAGGAGTTGAAATAAAGGGAGGGCCAAAAGCAATCGTATCTCCTACACATCGGAGCAGCAGGCCATTTTCCAACCCTTCATTAAAGACGGCCATACCCTTTGCTCCAGGCTTTCCCTCAACAGGCAAAAGGTCAATCGCAGCACTCAAACCGATATTACGGATATCAAGAACGCCCGGCAGATCTCGTAAATCATGGACGGCTTCTTGCAAAACAGGCTCTAACGCTTTCACGCGCTCAACAAGATTTTCTTGTTCCATAATATCCAACACAACATGCGCTACCGCCGTCGCCATCGGATGACCGGAGTATGTGTAACCATGAGCAAACTCGATAGCGCTCTCTGGACCGGACATAAATGTATTATAAATTTCATCACTAATGAGAACGCCACCCATCGGGATCACCCCATTTGTAATCGCCTTGGCAAACGTAATCATATCAGGCTTTACATCGAAGCGTTGGGCTGCAAAATTTTCCCCCAAACGCCCAAAGCCCGTAATCACCTCATCAAAAATCAATAAAATTCCGTGCCGAGTACAGATCTCTCGAAGTTTTTGTAAATACCCAATCGGGGGAACAATTACACCTGTTGAACCCTGAACCGGCTCAACAATCACTGCTGCAATTGTTGAAGCATCATGTAGCCCGATAAGACGTTCTAAATCCTGAGCTTGCTCAATGCCCCACTCGGGCTGTCCTGCTGTGAAAGCCGTTTTTTCACGATTATACGTATGCTGAATATGATCCACACCCGGAATCATCCCAGATGCAAACATTTTACGGTTGGGAACAATCCCTCCAACCGACATGCCTCCGAATCCAACTCCATGATAGCCACGCTCACGGCCAATCATACGAAAGCGTTGTCCCTCTCCTTTTAACCTATGATAACCTAAGGCTAGTTTAAGAGCTGTATCAACGGCTTCAGAACCAGAATTTGTAAAGAAAACATGCTCTAAGCCATCGGGAGCTTTTTGAGCAATCCGAGCGGATAAACGTACAGTTTCAGGATTAATCATCTGAAACGTCGTTGCATAATCCAATGTTTCGGCTTGTTTTTTTAGGGCTTCAGCAATCTTGAAGTGACCATGTCCTAAAGGGGTGCACCACAACCCGGAAAGCGTATCAAACAGAGCCTCACCGTTTATTGTTTGGTAATAAGCACCTTTTGCCGAAACAATCATGCGAGGCTCAGGATTTGCTTTTACAAGCCTATTTGCCGTGAACGGGAACCAATACGTTCCTTTTTTGATGGTCGCGACATAGTCAAATTCATTTTTTATCTGCGACATCTATCTGATCTCTCTTCTAGAATGCTTTTTATAATGTGAGCCCGAAAAATAAATCAGACACGCATTCGTTATTATCTCGATGTCGTATTGAAATGTATATATACACTTCCAGCTAATTATATCGATACTGATATACTCATTTTAATAGAGCAATTTTCATGATCACTCTTAATCCTGCTCTTTCGACACCAATCGTTCAGCAAATATTTAATGAAATTCAAACAAAAATCACTCAAGGCGATTGGGTACCAAAAAGTAAACTTCCATCCATTCGGCGGCTTGCTCAGGAGTTACACGTTAGTTTTCTAACCGTATCCAATGCCTACAATCGGTTAGTGGCCGAAGGGTTAATCGAAGCGCATAAAGGAAGCGGGTTTTATGTCACGTATCGGGATAATAACTCGCCAATAGTCTTACCCCAACAGCCTCTTCCTTACCCCTCAATTGATGCTTTGTGGATGTTACAAAGCGCCTTTGAGATCAATCCTCACGTTATTCAGGCTGGCAGTGGATGGCTCAATAAAGACTATCTATTTAGCAGCAGTATCAAAAATGCCTTCTCAAACTTATCTCGACGCCAAGATACCTCTATCCTCGAATATGGAAACCCATATGGATATAAGGCTTTACGCGAGAGTATTCGCCACATACTCCATCAGCAAAATATAGACTGCGATATTTCTTCAATTATTCTCACTCATGGTGCCAGTCAGGCTTTAGAACTCTCAATTCGTAGTTTAACTCAGCCGGGAGATCACGTTTTAGTTGAGGACCCAGGATATTGTAACCTTTTCCCGCTCCTTACTACTTTACACTTATCTGCACATGCCGTCCCCCGATTAAAAGATGGCCCAGACCTCGAGCATTTAGAAAAATTAATTGCAACTCAAAATCCCAAAGCCTTCATTATTAATACACGCTTACAAAACCCAACCGGGACAAATTGCAGCCGCTCAACAATTCAGCAACTCTTACGCTTAGCAGAGCGGTATAACCTTACCCTCATTGAAGATGATATTTTTGGTGGCCTGTCTGACAACACCACACCTACCCTGTCCTCATTTGGAGGGCTTAAGCATGTCATTTATATTGGCAGTTTCTCTAAAACAATTGCCCCGGGGCTACGCGTTGGCTTTATGGCTTGTTCACCTCAGCATGTTCAACGCATTGTACATCTTAAAATG
Protein-coding sequences here:
- a CDS encoding tautomerase family protein yields the protein MPLLHFHVYEGRSEQEIKTLLDAAHEAMLEAFQVPPGDRYQIVSEHKPSHMIVEDTGLGIPRTKNVVLLQVFSRPRGEEANQLFYRLLVERLEQKCGISPSDVMISVVENGDAHWSFGLGRAQFLTGELPLPKKS
- a CDS encoding aspartate aminotransferase family protein, coding for MSQIKNEFDYVATIKKGTYWFPFTANRLVKANPEPRMIVSAKGAYYQTINGEALFDTLSGLWCTPLGHGHFKIAEALKKQAETLDYATTFQMINPETVRLSARIAQKAPDGLEHVFFTNSGSEAVDTALKLALGYHRLKGEGQRFRMIGRERGYHGVGFGGMSVGGIVPNRKMFASGMIPGVDHIQHTYNREKTAFTAGQPEWGIEQAQDLERLIGLHDASTIAAVIVEPVQGSTGVIVPPIGYLQKLREICTRHGILLIFDEVITGFGRLGENFAAQRFDVKPDMITFAKAITNGVIPMGGVLISDEIYNTFMSGPESAIEFAHGYTYSGHPMATAVAHVVLDIMEQENLVERVKALEPVLQEAVHDLRDLPGVLDIRNIGLSAAIDLLPVEGKPGAKGMAVFNEGLENGLLLRCVGDTIAFGPPFISTPAQIQEMMMKIRHILQKLG
- a CDS encoding DUF3465 domain-containing protein, producing MRFLTRSFFAFALLSAPLSGAMAQSSASMPASCDNSKFLSDQQSFEQNGPTKIDLPEHICGKVIAVAPRAKRTRSGWHGYFYVDVGQGVSIRIVSDLDEMNAPRWPWVNKGDNAEIEGRYYYDNLRSQGIDWTHHGSSRKWQWPGYVVVNGTHYE
- the clpA gene encoding ATP-dependent Clp protease ATP-binding subunit ClpA gives rise to the protein MLSRTLEQTLHRALTFAADRHHEYATLEHLLLALTEDADTLTVFRACGIDLDKLQSDLTEFLDKDLAGLASDRPTEPKPTAAFQRVIQRAAIHVQSTGRDEVTGANVLVALFAERESHAVYFLQLQDMTRLDAVNFISHGIAKAPDRGAARKASTASSSETPDHEEPSKEPPKDGALASYCVNLNERAREGRIDPLIGRQHEIERTIQILCRRTKNNPLYVGDPGVGKTAIAEGLAKRIIDKDVPEVLQESTIFSLDMGSLLAGTRYRGDFEERLKAVVAELEQTPGSILFVDEIHTIIGAGSTSGGSMDASNLLKPALAAGTLHCIGSTTYKEFRQHFEKDRALVRRFQKIDVPEPSVEDAIKILRGLKGSYEKHHKVRYTDEAIRGAVELAAKYVHDRKLPDKAIDVIDEVGAARMLLPESKRRKTVTLKDVEDAISKIARIPPKSVSADDRETLRHLERDLRNMVFGQDKAIEALAAAIKLSRAGLREAEKPIGNYLFSGPTGVGKTEVARQLASSLGIELIRFDMSEYMERHSISRLIGAPPGYVGFDQGGLLTDAIDQHPHAVLLLDEIEKAHPDLYNVLLQVMDHGRLTDHNGKVVDFRNVILIMTTNAGAADLSKEAIGFARSDREGEDEDAIKRAFTPEFRNRLDAIIPFANLTPDIVGRVVEKFILQLEAQLADRHVIIEISSAAKEWLAEKGYDRLYGARPLGRVIQEHIKKPLAEELLFGRLAKGGAVKIGLKNKALDFKIIEGTSPSDNNSTKKKNVATS
- a CDS encoding aminotransferase-like domain-containing protein, with the protein product MITLNPALSTPIVQQIFNEIQTKITQGDWVPKSKLPSIRRLAQELHVSFLTVSNAYNRLVAEGLIEAHKGSGFYVTYRDNNSPIVLPQQPLPYPSIDALWMLQSAFEINPHVIQAGSGWLNKDYLFSSSIKNAFSNLSRRQDTSILEYGNPYGYKALRESIRHILHQQNIDCDISSIILTHGASQALELSIRSLTQPGDHVLVEDPGYCNLFPLLTTLHLSAHAVPRLKDGPDLEHLEKLIATQNPKAFIINTRLQNPTGTNCSRSTIQQLLRLAERYNLTLIEDDIFGGLSDNTTPTLSSFGGLKHVIYIGSFSKTIAPGLRVGFMACSPQHVQRIVHLKMSYNLTSSNINEAIVQYILSEGRYRLHIQKIKEKLSVVREKTAQELKKNGLELFTYPAGGMFLWAKFSNKNIDPLEITKTASKKNIMLAPGCFFRPNQANSPWMRFNITQMNHAGVYHFLNTCS
- the clpS gene encoding ATP-dependent Clp protease adapter ClpS: MGPDMSEPKKPYPPEDEDLEISVVVRPRPKTRKPSMYKVLMLNDDYTPMEFVVHVLERFFSKNREEATTIMLHVHQRGVGVCGVFTYEVAESKVAQAMDLARQNQHPLQCTIEKA
- a CDS encoding D-alanyl-D-alanine carboxypeptidase family protein, giving the protein MRYSFCKALLLCTMTVAGIGSARAQYAGHVSSFVMDAHTGAVLSQSDADLQRYPASLTKLMTLYLAFRALEAHQITLDQEIPVSIHASMQAPSKLGLVPGTRFTVEQAILALVTKSANDAACALGEFLGGGDEVQFAQLMTQQARSLGMSNTTFRNASGLPDPDQVTTARDLGTLAQHLIADFPQYYHYFDVPSFYFHRRLIPNHDPMLKIYAGADGLKTGYTDLAGHNLVTSAARGNVRLIGVVMGSSSNSRRSMEMAAILDQGFAAEGVAAEPLLHPVVTHSAPLMARASRRRGRFMHQGVMMAAGSPMEVADASVGGRRYGRVIRRVRMLAPGHRKAKHRTKG